A window of the Lolium perenne isolate Kyuss_39 chromosome 7, Kyuss_2.0, whole genome shotgun sequence genome harbors these coding sequences:
- the LOC127316528 gene encoding uncharacterized protein, with the protein MAYLPPHKRHSSGGSDPAPPTSSLGSLSISSSAPRGRHLLRPSSNKIIHAAGCVSRWSPLPPFSPDSDDADSFRLEPFACEPVERKTGSKPFVLSLSSPEASSCSSAEAAAAIADRFLPELLAAAERATHHVSPDNEESEVVKLSLVARVGKVLFQRGGSHVSLDSLREAAKAGNEGSKSKVRKSFYTNVPKECSEDMERSVVKLMGLEFDSSKEHYHVKIFDKHRSDSISTMSCKCTLQQDGKLAIHKVELDTIRQLVEDISCLSQDLDLRLMLRTKRILKNLDPEVENAIQSLVSSAILDPNVKGALRWPLGKESIGERFSLVGVWHTNYKAFRNKTLRFKLRHSDWFDHRSSTREVSNEVSFKLIGISNRLQDGNKEVDSVKEMLECDVRMIWDSALCYKMVH; encoded by the exons ATGGCCTACCTCCCGCCCCACAAGCGCCACTCCAGCGGCGGCTCCGACCCCGCCCCGCCCACCTCCTCCCTCGGCTCCCTCTCCATCTCCTCTTCTGCCCCTCGTGGCCGACACCTACTCCGCCCGTCCAGCAACAAGATCATCCACGCCGCCGGCTGCGTCTCCCGCTGGTCCCCGCTCCCGCCCTTCTCCCCCGACTCCGACGACGCGGACTCTTTCCGTCTCGAGCCCTTCGCGTGCGAGCCCGTCGAGCGCAAGACCGGCTCCAAGCCCTTCGTCCTTTCCCTCTCCTCCCCGGAAGCCTCCTCTTGCTCCTCAgcggaggccgccgccgccatcgccgacaGGTTCCTGCCAGAACTCCTCGCTGCGGCGGAGAGGGCGACGCACCATGTTAGTCCCGACAATGAGGAGTCGGAGGTAGTGAAGCTGAGCCTCGTTGCCAGGGTGGGGAAGGTCCTGTTCCAACG TGGTGGATCACATGTCTCCTTGGACTCGCTCCGGGAAGCTGCAAAGGCAGGGAACGAAGGATCCAAGAGCAAGGTCCGTAAATCATTCTATACCAATGTGCCCAAGGAGTGTTCTGAAGACATGGAGCGATCCGTTGTCAAACTGATGGGTCTGGAGTTCGATTCGTCAAAAGAACACTACCATGTCAAG ATATTTGACAAGCACCGTAGTGATTCTATTTCTACTATGTCTTGCAAATGCACCCTGCAACAAGATGGGAAGCTTGCAATCCATAAG GTTGAATTGGACACAATACGACAGTTGGTGGAAGACATATCCTGTCTGTCCCAAGACCTTGACTTAAGGCTGATGTTGAGGACCAAAAGGATCCTGAAAAACTTAGAT CCTGAGGTGGAAAATGCCATACAGAGCTTAGTGTCTTCCGCTATTCTTGATCCTAATGTAAAAGGGGCGCTCAGATGGCCACTTGGGAAGGAATCGATTGGTGAGAGGTTCAGCTTAGTTGGAGTGTGGCATACCAACTACAAAGCTTTCAGAAATAAAACATTAAGGTTCAAGCTAAGGCACTCTGACTGGTTTGATCACCGGAGCTCGACTAGAGAGGTTTCCAATGAAGTTAGCTTCAAACTAATTGGTATATCAAATAGACTGCAG GACGGGAATAAAGAGGTGGACTCTGTGAAGGAGATGCTGGAATGTGATGTGCGGATGATCTGGGACAGTGCTTTGTGCTACAAGATGGTGCACTGA
- the LOC127316529 gene encoding uncharacterized protein isoform X2: MAYVPPHKRRSGGSDPAPPTSSLGSLSISSSPRGRHQLRPSDNKIIHAVGCVSRWSPLPPFSPDSDDADSFRLEPFACEPFERNTGAKPLVLSLSSPKGSPGSSAEAAAATIAERFLPELLAAVERATHDVPSKEEAVVKLSLVARVGKVALFQFQPGGSHVSLDSLRDAAKAGNEGSKSQVRKSFYTNVPRECFQDMELSRVNLMGLEFDSAKEYYHLKILDKNQSDSTISCKCTVQEGGKLAIHKVELNQIRQLVEDISCLSQDLDLRLMLSTKKNLKNINPEVKNAIDSLVSSAILDPDVKGGLRWPFGKESIDGRFTIVGVWHTNYKAFGNKTLKLYLRHADRFDHQSSTGEVSNEVTFKLTGISKRLQDGSKEADSVKEMLESAVRMIWDSALCYKMAR; encoded by the exons ATGGCCTACGTCCCGCCCCACAAGCGCCGCTCCGGCGGCTCCGACCCCGCCCCGCCCACCTCCTCCCTTGGCTCCCTCTCCATATCCTCTTCCCCCCGTGGCCGACACCAGCTCCGCCCGTCCGACAACAAGATCATCCACGCCGTCGGTTGCGTCTCCCGCTGGTCCCCGCTCCCGCCCTTCTCCCCCGACTCCGACGACGCGGACTCTTTCCGTCTCGAGCCCTTCGCGTGCGAGCCCTTCGAGCGCAACACCGGCGCCAAGCCCCTCGTCCTTTCCCTCTCCTCCCCGAAAGGCTCCCCCGGCTCCTCAGCGGAGGCCGCGGCCGCCACCATCGCCGAGAGGTTCCTGCCAGAACTCCTGGCTGCGGTGGAGAGGGCGACGCACGATGTTCCAAGCAAGGAGGAGGCGGTCGTGAAGCTGAGCCTCGTTGCCAGGGTGGGCAAGGTGGCCCTGTTCCAATTCCAACC TGGTGGATCACATGTCTCCTTGGACTCGCTCCGCGATGCCGCAAAAGCTGGGAACGAAGGATCCAAGAGCCAGGTCCGTAAATCCTTCTACACTAATGTGCCCAGGGAG TGTTTTCAAGACATGGAGCTATCCCGAGTCAACCTGATGGGTCTGGAGTTTGACTCAGCAAAAGAGTACTACCATCTCAAG ATACTTGACAAGAACCAAAGTGATTCTACCATCTCTTGCAAATGCACTGTGCAAGAAGGTGGGAAGCTTGCAATCCATAAG GTTGAACTGAATCAGATACGACAGTTGGTGGAAGACATATCATGTCTGTCCCAAGATCTTGACTTGAGGCTGATGTTGAGTACCAAAAAGAATCTGAAAAACATAAAT CCTGAAGTGAAAAATGCCATAGATAGCTTAGTGTCTTCAGCTATTCTTGATCCTGATGTAAAAGGGGGTCTCAGATGGCCATTTGGGAAGGAGTCGATTGATGGGAGGTTCACCATAGTTGGAGTGTGGCATACAAACTACAAAGCTTTTGGAAATAAAACATTAAAGTTATATCTAAGGCATGCAGACCGGTTTGACCACCAGAGCTCGACTGGAGAGGTTTCCAATGAAGTTACCTTCAAACTAACTGGTATATCAAAGAGACTGCAG GATGGCAGTAAAGAGGCGGACTCTGTGAAGGAGATGCTAGAATCTGCTGTGCGGATGATCTGGGACAGTGCTTTGTGTTACAAGATGGCGCGCTGA
- the LOC127316529 gene encoding uncharacterized protein isoform X1, with the protein MAYVPPHKRRSGGSDPAPPTSSLGSLSISSSPRGRHQLRPSDNKIIHAVGCVSRWSPLPPFSPDSDDADSFRLEPFACEPFERNTGAKPLVLSLSSPKGSPGSSAEAAAATIAERFLPELLAAVERATHDVPSKEEAVVKLSLVARVGKVALFQFQPNAGVHSGGSHVSLDSLRDAAKAGNEGSKSQVRKSFYTNVPRECFQDMELSRVNLMGLEFDSAKEYYHLKILDKNQSDSTISCKCTVQEGGKLAIHKVELNQIRQLVEDISCLSQDLDLRLMLSTKKNLKNINPEVKNAIDSLVSSAILDPDVKGGLRWPFGKESIDGRFTIVGVWHTNYKAFGNKTLKLYLRHADRFDHQSSTGEVSNEVTFKLTGISKRLQDGSKEADSVKEMLESAVRMIWDSALCYKMAR; encoded by the exons ATGGCCTACGTCCCGCCCCACAAGCGCCGCTCCGGCGGCTCCGACCCCGCCCCGCCCACCTCCTCCCTTGGCTCCCTCTCCATATCCTCTTCCCCCCGTGGCCGACACCAGCTCCGCCCGTCCGACAACAAGATCATCCACGCCGTCGGTTGCGTCTCCCGCTGGTCCCCGCTCCCGCCCTTCTCCCCCGACTCCGACGACGCGGACTCTTTCCGTCTCGAGCCCTTCGCGTGCGAGCCCTTCGAGCGCAACACCGGCGCCAAGCCCCTCGTCCTTTCCCTCTCCTCCCCGAAAGGCTCCCCCGGCTCCTCAGCGGAGGCCGCGGCCGCCACCATCGCCGAGAGGTTCCTGCCAGAACTCCTGGCTGCGGTGGAGAGGGCGACGCACGATGTTCCAAGCAAGGAGGAGGCGGTCGTGAAGCTGAGCCTCGTTGCCAGGGTGGGCAAGGTGGCCCTGTTCCAATTCCAACC TAATGCTGGTGTGCATAGTGGTGGATCACATGTCTCCTTGGACTCGCTCCGCGATGCCGCAAAAGCTGGGAACGAAGGATCCAAGAGCCAGGTCCGTAAATCCTTCTACACTAATGTGCCCAGGGAG TGTTTTCAAGACATGGAGCTATCCCGAGTCAACCTGATGGGTCTGGAGTTTGACTCAGCAAAAGAGTACTACCATCTCAAG ATACTTGACAAGAACCAAAGTGATTCTACCATCTCTTGCAAATGCACTGTGCAAGAAGGTGGGAAGCTTGCAATCCATAAG GTTGAACTGAATCAGATACGACAGTTGGTGGAAGACATATCATGTCTGTCCCAAGATCTTGACTTGAGGCTGATGTTGAGTACCAAAAAGAATCTGAAAAACATAAAT CCTGAAGTGAAAAATGCCATAGATAGCTTAGTGTCTTCAGCTATTCTTGATCCTGATGTAAAAGGGGGTCTCAGATGGCCATTTGGGAAGGAGTCGATTGATGGGAGGTTCACCATAGTTGGAGTGTGGCATACAAACTACAAAGCTTTTGGAAATAAAACATTAAAGTTATATCTAAGGCATGCAGACCGGTTTGACCACCAGAGCTCGACTGGAGAGGTTTCCAATGAAGTTACCTTCAAACTAACTGGTATATCAAAGAGACTGCAG GATGGCAGTAAAGAGGCGGACTCTGTGAAGGAGATGCTAGAATCTGCTGTGCGGATGATCTGGGACAGTGCTTTGTGTTACAAGATGGCGCGCTGA
- the LOC127316529 gene encoding uncharacterized protein isoform X3 — MEKRKGNLVLPVGSNGGRRICAGGGAAGRRTADGGRRSELSWRLGRGRTERGGMSEQSDWILSRSRQRPLYVPCRKEFSRRVGLRTRPAKFWVYYQTRPNFGGQKQFSHVPRECFQDMELSRVNLMGLEFDSAKEYYHLKILDKNQSDSTISCKCTVQEGGKLAIHKVELNQIRQLVEDISCLSQDLDLRLMLSTKKNLKNINPEVKNAIDSLVSSAILDPDVKGGLRWPFGKESIDGRFTIVGVWHTNYKAFGNKTLKLYLRHADRFDHQSSTGEVSNEVTFKLTGISKRLQDGSKEADSVKEMLESAVRMIWDSALCYKMAR; from the exons ATGGAAAAAAGAAAGGGGAACCTTGTCTTACCTGTGGGCAGCAATGGAGGGCGGCGGATCTGTGCGGGGGGCGGGGCAGCAGGGCGGCGGACGGCGGACGGCGGTCGGCGGTCGGAGCTCTCCTGGCGGCTCGGTCGCGGAAGAACAGAACGGGGAGGGATGAGCGAGCAGAGCGATTGGATTTTGAGTCGCTCGCGTCAACGCCCTCTGTACGTGCCTTGCAGGAAGG AATTTAGCCGTCGCGTGGGGCTGAGAACAAGGCCAGCCAAATTTTGGGTTTATTATCAAACGCGTCCCAACTTTGGGGGTCAAAAGCAATTCTCCCATGTGCCCAGGGAGTGTTTTCAAGACATGGAGCTATCCCGAGTCAACCTGATGGGTCTGGAGTTTGACTCAGCAAAAGAGTACTACCATCTCAAG ATACTTGACAAGAACCAAAGTGATTCTACCATCTCTTGCAAATGCACTGTGCAAGAAGGTGGGAAGCTTGCAATCCATAAG GTTGAACTGAATCAGATACGACAGTTGGTGGAAGACATATCATGTCTGTCCCAAGATCTTGACTTGAGGCTGATGTTGAGTACCAAAAAGAATCTGAAAAACATAAAT CCTGAAGTGAAAAATGCCATAGATAGCTTAGTGTCTTCAGCTATTCTTGATCCTGATGTAAAAGGGGGTCTCAGATGGCCATTTGGGAAGGAGTCGATTGATGGGAGGTTCACCATAGTTGGAGTGTGGCATACAAACTACAAAGCTTTTGGAAATAAAACATTAAAGTTATATCTAAGGCATGCAGACCGGTTTGACCACCAGAGCTCGACTGGAGAGGTTTCCAATGAAGTTACCTTCAAACTAACTGGTATATCAAAGAGACTGCAG GATGGCAGTAAAGAGGCGGACTCTGTGAAGGAGATGCTAGAATCTGCTGTGCGGATGATCTGGGACAGTGCTTTGTGTTACAAGATGGCGCGCTGA
- the LOC127316527 gene encoding uncharacterized protein: MDLQRTDGVSEHVSAQSNEVENVSSIVDWSKLVIEPEKDEVEEESLDEKGIPDEKPVNENAMFALLGLKTEADEDGMKPCPIVAPTPDLDDTKDVAILVDDMAEEEALIAWDERHPKMDIGTPYPDMAAFRKAIKQFAINGEFEYGTTKNEPARFRAFCKGQGIKGEPCQWCLLASWQRDQNCVMVVKHQTEHICSSTSGKVTSMTDQAWVAERVAAMLKKDPTIGATKILHVLQDEYHVTLDYHTVWKGKQKAATSLYGSWEESFRMLYNYKAEIELRSPGSIVEIDTTTVDGQVHFSRLFIAFKPCIDGFLNGCRPYISIDSTHLNGKWNGQLAVVTALDGHNWMFPVAYGFIESENGDNWAWFMNQVKKAIGDPPVLAVCTDACKGLENAVKKVFPQAEQRECFRHMYHNFRKYFHGDVFGRLWPAARAYRYEEYKHHMEKVFAASEKVYPYLRDYHSLLWMRCMFNPAIKCDYINNNLAECFNAWVRDIKDLPIVQLADQIREMIMALFRKRRMLAERFAGIILPFVIHQLNAKTRGLGHLKAKASADFSAEVRNINKDDERHVVKTLTHECTCLQWQHTGKPCDHALAFINVLQSRNFVNMEDYVHEYYSVSRFKAAYEGVIEPLTDKNQWPQVDTGFVLLAPIPTGKKKGAGRTRKQRMKSWWEGGSRTGSLNKCKKCGEVGHREASCPKNGTKKRNSKGKKHPSPWFDVSVSNAVPSTPTKSKADATCSSPGAITRSQTACQASPGAVTRSQAASQAATPPTKSPAKGKKKKMTPKRRKLSEM, from the exons ATGGATCTGCAGAG GACGGATGGAGTTTCTGAGCATGTTTCTGCTCAATCCAATGAGGTAGAAAATGTTAGTAGCATTGTTGATTGGTCAAAACTTGTGATTGAACCTGAGAAGGATGAGGTTGAAGAGGAGTCTCTTGATGAAAAAGGGATACCAGATGAAAAGCCTGTGAATGAGAATGCGATGTTCGCGCTGCTGGGTCTAAAAACAGAGGCAGATGAGGACGGAATGAAGCCTTGTCCGATTGTTGCTCCTACTCCTGACTTAGATGATACTAAAGATGTGGCTATTCTTGTTGATGATATGGCTGAAGAGGAAGCACTTATTGCATGGGATGAACGACACCCGAAGATGGATATAGGGACACCTTATCCTGATATGGCTGCATTTAGAAAGGCAATCAAACAGTTTGCTATCAATGGAGAGTTTGAGTATGGCACTACAAAAAATGAGCCAGCCAGGTTTCGGGCTTTTTGTAAAGGTCAAGGCATAAAAGGTGAACCTTGCCAATGGTGTTTGTTAGCTAGTTGGCAGAGAGACCAGAATTGTGTGATG GTTGTGAAGCATCAAACTGAGCACATTTGTAGCTCGACGAGTGGAAAAGTGACAAGCATGACTGATCAAGCTTGGGTGGCTGAAAGGGTAGCAGCTATGTTGAAGAAAGATCCAACAATTGGTGCTACCAAGATACTGCATGTGTTGCAGGATGAGTATCATGTCACACTTGACTATCACACGGTGTGGAAAGGAAAACAAAAGGCAGCAACCAGCTTGTATGGGAGTTGGGAAGAAAGTTTCAGGATGTTGTACAACTACAAGGCTGAGATAGAACTGAGATCTCCAGGGAGTATTGTAGAGATTGATACAACTACAGTTGATGGCCAGGTACATTTCAGCAGACTATTTATTGCTTTCAAGCCTTGCATAGATGGGTTTTTGAATGGATGCAGGCCTTATATTAGCATTGATTCAACTCATTTAAATGGCAAGTGGAATGGCCAGTTAGCTGTAGTTACTGCTTTGGATGGCCACAACTGGATGTTCCCAGTTGCTTATGGCTTTATTGAGTCTGAAAATGGAGATAATTGGGCCTGGTTCATGAATCAAGTGAAGAAGGCAATTGGGGACCCTCCGGTATTGGCTGTTTGTACTGATGCTTGCAAGGGTCTTGAAAATGCTGTCAAAAAGGTTTTTCCTCAAGCTGAGCAGCGTGAGTGCTTTAGGCATATGTACCACAATTTCAGGAAATATTTTCATGGTGATGTGTTTGGACGGTTGTGGCCTGCTGCTAGGGCATATAGGTATGAGGAATATAAACATCACATGGAAAAGGTGTTTGCAGCATCGGAGAAAGTATATCCTTATCTTAGGGATTACCATAGTTTGCTATGGATGAGGTGCATGTTTAACCCTGCCATCAAGTGTGACTACATAAATAACAATCTTGCTGAGTGCTTTAATGCTTGGGTGCGAGATATCAAGGACTTGCCTATAGTTCAACTAGCTGATCAGATTAGAGAGATGATTATGGCACTATTTAGGAAGAGAAGAATGCTTGCTGAGAGGTTTGCAGGGATAATACTGCCATTTGTCATACACCAATTGAATGCCAAGACTAGAGGACTAGGACATCTCAAGGCTAAAGCATCCGCTGATTTTAGTGCGGAAGTGAGAAATATTAACAAGGATGATGAAAGACATGTGGTTAAAACACTCACACACGAGTGTACATGTCTACAATGGCAGCACACGGGCAAGCCTTGTGACCATGCCCTGGCTTTCATAAATGTTCTGCAATCTCGCAACTTTGTCAACATGGAGGATTACGTACATGAGTACTACTCTGTTAGCAGATTTAAGGCAGCATATGAAGGTGTAATTGAGCCCCTTACGGACAAGAATCAGTGGCCACAAGTGGATACAGGTTTTGTATTGCTTGCACCAATTCCAACTGGCAAGAAAAAAGGTGCTGGAAGAACCAGAAAACAGAGGATGAAGAGCTGGTGGGAAGGTGGATCAAGGACCGGATCCTTGAACAAATGCAAAAAATGCGGGGAGGTAGGACATAGAGAAGCTAGCTGTCCTAAAAATGGAACAAAGAAAAG GAATAGCAAGGGGAAAAAACATCCATCTCCATGGTTTGATGTTTCAGTCAGCAATGCAGTCCCTTCTACACCAACAAAAAGCAAGGCTGATGCTACTTGTAGCAGTCCTGGAGCTATCACAAGGAGCCAAACTGCTTGTCAAGCTAGTCCTGGAGCTGTCACAAGGAGCCAGGCCGCATCTCAGGCCGCTACGCCACCAACAAAGTCTCCAGCAAAaggaaagaagaagaaaatgaCTCCTAAACGGAGGAAATTAAGCGAAATGTGA